From Triticum urartu cultivar G1812 chromosome 2, Tu2.1, whole genome shotgun sequence, a single genomic window includes:
- the LOC125535121 gene encoding 1-aminocyclopropane-1-carboxylate oxidase homolog 1-like: protein MSAAYDRTADLRALDNTCSGVRGLAASGITQLPRIFRVPDHHQESTPPQALFQEPPSSAASIPVIDLGSPDRAAVVAAVRRAAAEWGFFQVTGHGVPLESMAAATDATRVFHEADGCEGSDKARLYSREPDKAVKYHCNFDLHQSRVANWRDTLYLRMAPDPPDAGELPDSCREVLFEYAKQVKDLGKTLFDLLSEALGLKPSYLTDIECNQGQVIVCHYYPPCPQPELAIGTSRHSDYGFLTILLQDEIGGLQVLHDDRWVDVTPTPGAFIVNIGDLLQLVSNDGFRSVEHRVLAKNTAPRVSIACFFSTQFHPASTRMYGPIKELLSNENPPLYRETLVRDYVKHYFSIGLDGKTAISDFRL from the exons ATGTCCGCCGCCTACGACCGCACAGCCGATCTCCGAGCGCTGGACAACACCTGCTCCGGTGTCCGCGGCCTTGCTGCCTCCGGCATCACGCAGCTCCCCCGCATTTTCCGCGTCCCCGACCACCACCAGGAATCAACCCCACCGCAAGCTCTCTTCCAAGAACCACCCTCGTCGGCGGCGTCCATTCCGGTGATTGACCTCGGTAGTCCCGACCGCGCCGCCGTGGTGGCTGCCGTCCGCCGGGCGGCCGCGGAGTGGGGATTCTTCCAGGTGACGGGTCACGGTGTGCCTCTGGAGTCAATGGCCGCCGCGACGGACGCTACGCGGGTGTTCCACGAAGCCGACGGCTGCGAGGGCAGTGACAAGGCCAGGCTCTACTCGCGTGAGCCTGACAAGGCGGTCAAGTACCACTGCAACTTCGACCTGCACCAGTCGCGGGTGGCGAACTGGCGCGACACGCTCTACCTCCGCATGGCCCCCGACCCGCCCGACGCCGGCGAACTACCGGACAGCTGCCG CGAGGTGTTGTTTGAATATGCCAAGCAAGTAAAGGACTTGGGGAAAACTTTGTTCGATCTGCTTTCGGAAGCTCTTGGGCTCAAACCGAGCTACCTGACAGATATAGAGTGCAACCAAGGACAGGTGATAGTATGTCACTACTACCCTCCATGCCCCCAGCCTGAACTCGCCATCGGGACAAGCCGGCATTCAGACTATGGCTTCCTAACCATACTTCTCCAAGACGAAATTGGTGGCCTTCAAGTCCTCCATGATGACCGGTGGGTCGATGTCACACCGACACCGGGAGCATTCATCGTGAACATTGGTGATCTCTTACAG CTGGTCTCCAACGACGGGTTCAGGAGTGTGGAGCATAGAGTTTTGGCGAAGAACACTGCACCGAGGGTATCGATCGCGTGCTTCTTCAGCACGCAGTTCCACCCTGCCTCGACGAGGATGTATGGTCCGATCAAGGAGCTGTTGTCCAATGAGAACCCACCGTTGTACAGGGAGACCCTTGTCAGAGATTACGTGAAGCATTACTTCTCCATCGGGTTAGATGGGAAAACTGCCATCTCTGATTTCAGGTTGTGA
- the LOC125535123 gene encoding chalcone synthase 2, whose protein sequence is MAAMMTVEEVRKAQRAEGPATVLAIGTATPANCVYQADYPDYYFKITKSDHMADLKEKFKRMCDKSQIRKRYMHLTEEILQDNPNMCAYMAPSLDARQDIVVVEVPKLGKAAAQKAIKEWGQPRSKITHLVFCTTSGVDMPGADYQLTKMLGLRPSVKRLMMYQQGCFAGGTVLRLAKDLAENNRGARVLVVCSEITAVTFRGPHESHLDSLVGQALFGDGAAAVIIGADPDESIERSLFQLVSASQTILPDSEGAIDGHLREVGLTFHLLKDVPGLISKNIERALEDAFKPLGIDDWNSVFWIAHPGGPAILDMVEAKVNLNKERMRATRHVLSEYGNMSSACVLFIMDEMRRRSAEDGHTTTGEGMDWGVLFGFGPGLTVETVVLHSVPITA, encoded by the exons ATGGCGGCGATGATGACTGTGGAGGAGGTGAGGAAGGCGCAGCGGGCGGAGGGGCCGGCCACGGTGCTGGCGATCGGCACCGCGACGCCGGCAAACTGCGTGTACCAGGCCGACTACCCGGACTACTACTTCAAGATCACCAAGAGCGACCACATGGCCGACCTCAAGGAGAAGTTCAAGAGGATGT gtgacaAATCGCAGATCAGGAAGAGGTACATGCACCTAACGGAGGAGATCCTACAGGACAACCCCAACATGTGCGCCTACATGGCGCCGTCGCTGGACGCGCGCCAGGACATTGTCGTCGTGGAGGTCCCCAAGCTCGGAAAGGCGGCGGCACAAAAAGCCATCAAGGAGTGGGGCCAGCCGCGGTCTAAAATCACCCACCTTGTATTCTGCACCACCTCGGGTGTGGATATGCCGGGTGCCGACTACCAGCTGACCAAGATGCTCGGCCTGCGCCCGTCTGTGAAGCGCCTCATGATGTATCAGCAGGGCTGCTTCGCCGGTGGCACGGTGCTTCGCCTGGCCAAAGACCTCGCTGAGAACAACCGCGGTGCGCGCGTGTTGGTGGTCTGCTCGGAGATCACTGCGGTGACCTTCCGCGGCCCGCACGAGTCCCACCTCGACTCACTGGTAGGTCAGGCACTCTTCGGCGATGGTGCAGCCGCGGTGATCATCGGTGCAGACCCCGATGAGTCCATCGAGAGGTCCCTATTCCAGCTAGTGTCTGCAAGCCAGACGATTCTACCGGACTCAGAGGGTGCCATCGACGGCCACCTCCGAGAGGTTGGCCTCACCTTCCACCTCCTCAAGGATGTGCCTGGGCtcatctccaagaacatcgagcgTGCCCTGGAGGACGCATTCAAGCCACTGGGCATCGATGACTGGAATTCCGTCTTCTGGATAGCGCACCCCGGCGGGCCAGCAATCCTTGACATGGTCGAGGCAAAGGTAAACCTGAACAAGGAACGGATGCGCGCCACCAGGCATGTCCTCTCCGAATATGGCAACATGTCAAGCGCATGTGTACTCTTCATCATGGACGAAATGCGCAGACGCTCCGCCGAGGATGGCCACACCACAACTGGCGAGGGAATGGATTGGGGCGTTCTCTTCGGCTTTGGCCCCGGCCTCACTGTGGAGACAGTTGTCCTCCATAGCGTCCCAATCACTGCCTAG